TGTACCATTTGGAGGATCCATCCACCCCGTGCGTCTTCAGCGGTGTTCGTGTGTCGCCTTCCCAGTGGCACTCTCGCTTTGGTCACCCCGCCACACCCATCGTTCACCACATAATCCACCGTCATGAGCTGCCATTAGTGTCTAGCAATAAAGAGATGTTCGTGTGTGATGCTTGTCAGCAAGGCAAGAGTCATCAGCTACCTTTTGTTTCATCTACTAGAGAAGTAAAGAAACCTCTTGAAATTGTATTTTCGGATGTGTGGGGTCCGGCACAAACATCTGTTAGTGGTCACAACTATTATGTCAGTTTTGTTGATGCCTATAGTCGCTTCACTTGGCTTTATCTTCTTAACCGCAAATCTGATGTGTTTGATATATTCATACAGTTTCAATTGCATGTTGAACGTCTACTCAAGCATAAAATTATCCATGTTCAATCAGATTGGGGGGCGAATATCGCAACCTCAACACCTTCTTTAATAAGCTTGGGATCTCTCATCGTTTATCATGCCCGCATACACATCAGCAGAATGGCGCTGTTGAGCGCAAACATCGCCATATAGTTGAGACCGGCCTCACACTTCTTGCTCATGCTTCTGTACCCTTTCGTTTTTGGAGTGATGCTTTTGCTACCGCGTGTTTTCTCATTAACAGATTACCTACGCGTGTTCTTAATATGAAAACTCCGATTGAGCTTCTCTTAGGTGAAACTCCTGACTATACCTTTTTTAAGGTGTTCGGGTGTGCCTGATGGCCTCATCTTCGTCCTTATAATTATCGCAAACTTGAGTTTCGCTCCAAAAAGTGTGTGTTCTTAGGGTATAGTTCTCTCCAAAAAGGCTACAAGTGTCTCCATGTCCCAACCCATCGAGTCTACATATCTCGGGATGTTGTTTTTGATGAGACCGTCTTCCCCTTTTCTGCCATGCCTCAGTCATCCACCAAAACACCTTCTATGCATTCATCTCCTCTTATGCCTGGCCAATTTGAAGATGTTGCATATTCGCCTGTGTTGTTACCTAATCATGGTGCAGGAATTGGACGTGGAGCTCGCCTGGAACTCCTCCCTGACGGGCCCGCTACGTCGCCTGTGGTGCACGTCGATCGGCCGGTGCATGCACCGCCTCCCGCCCTCGACCCCGTACCGGGCGCCCCGTCTCCAACCGCGCCTGGGCCGGAGCCCATGCTGGCTACTGCGACCGGGCCAGAGCCTGCGAGGGCATCCTCTGAGCAGTCTCCGTCGCCATCTCCTCGCCCGGACTCCCCTCCATCGTCGCCCTCGCCATCCGCGCGGGCGTCCTTGGTGCCTACTTCGCCCGGGTCTACAGCGGCTCACACGCTGTCGTGGCCTACGTCTCCTGGCCTGCTGTCGCCTGGTCCGCCGTCGGCCGGGCCGACGTCACCCGATCCTTCTTCGCTGGAGTCCCCTGGACCAGCCTCACCTGCTCCAGACATCCCGCCGGCCCCGGTGTTTGCTCCCCGCGGCCTCCACACACTCGCAGCCGCAGTGGCATTGTTTGTCTCAAGGAGCGCACCGATGGCATGGTCACCTATCTTGCTGCTTGCCTGGCTCATGTCGTGGATGATCCAACCGCCGAACCACGCAGTTATCAAGCCGCTATGAGTATTCCACACTGGAGGGCTGCTATGGAACAAGAATATCATGCTCTTATGGAGAATAAGACCTGGACACTTGTTCCCCTCCGTCTCGCGTCAACATCATTGATTCAAAGTGGGTGTTCAAGGTGAAGAAACATGCAGATGGTTCCATTGAGCGCTACAAAGCGCGCCTCGTGGCTAAGGGCTTTAAACAGCGTCAGGGCCTGGACTATGAGGATACATTCAGCCCAGTTGTCAAGCCTACCACTATTCGACTTCTTCTGTCTCTGGCAGTTTCTCGCGGATGGTCTCTCCGCCAGCTTGATGTGCAGAACACTTTTCTTCATGGATTGCTTGAAGAAGAGGTTTACATGCGGCAGCCACCTGGATTTGTTGATCACACTCAGCCTCATCATCTCTGTCATCTGACGAAGGCCATATATGGACTGAAGCAGGCTCCCCGTGCCTGGCATGCTCGCCTGGCTTCAGCTCTACGCACTCATGGGTTCATTCCTTCGACGGCTGATACTTCACTGTTCTTGTTTCAGCGACCGAGTGTGACCATGTAGCCCCTtgtgtatgtggatgatattgtccTGGTGAGCTCATCTCCAACGGCTGCTGATGCTCTTGTGACTGCACTTGGTCGTGATTTTGCAGTTAAGGATTTGGGACAGCTTCATTTCTTCCTGGGTATTGAGGTCTCTCATCAATCTCGTGGCAATTTGGCTCTCACCCAGGAGAAGTACTCTCTTGATCTCTTGCACCGTGCTAGTATGCTCAAGTGCAAGCCATTGCCTACGCCCATGTCCTCCACTGACACCCTTTCTGCTGCTGATGGTGCTCTTCTCTCTCCTGAGGATGCTACTGAGTACATGAGTATTGTTGGTGGCCTGCAGTATCTGACGATCACGCGTCCTGATCTCTCCTTTGCGGTTAACAGGGTGTGCCAGTATCTTCATGCTCCCACTGATGTACACTGATCTGCTGTGAAGTGCATACTGCGTTATGTGCGTCTCACTGTATCCTTTGGTCTTCACCTGCGCCCCAGTTCCTCCGGAGTTCTTTCTGCATTCTCTGATGCTGATTGGGCTGGGTGTCCAGATGACATGCGATCCACGGGGGGACATGCTGTGTTCTTCGGTCCTAATCTGATCGCCTGAAGTGCACGCAAGCAAGCCACTGTTTCCCGCAGCAGCACAGAAGCTGAGTACAAGTCGGTTGCCAATGCAACTGCTGAACTTATATGGATTGAGTCCCTACTTCGAGAGCTAGGAGTTGCTCAGCCACATCCTTCTTTCCTTTTGTGTGACAACATCGGTGCTACGTTTCTGTCATCAAACCCGGTGTTCCATGCACGGACTAAACACATTGAGATTGACTATTATTTTGTGAGGGAACGTGTTGCACAGAAGCTACTACAAGTCAGGTTTATCTCTTCAAAAGATCAACTTGCGGACATCTTCACCAAGCCTCTACCTTCTCCCATGTTTGAGGTCTGTAGGCACAATCTCAACCTCCTAGATACTTCAGGAGTGAGTTgagattgagggagggtgttagacttCGTATTGTAGCCCTACTGTGTAAACCATACCTTATTGGTATTGGACTTATATGTCATCATTATATATACGTGATAGGCCACCCCTTTGAGGGTTGAGCCAGTTCCCCCCAAAACCTACGTTTTACAGGGCTCCCTTGTCCCCTTATATATTGGTGTTAGATACAGCTGACAAGTGTTAAAGATCATTGTTGAGAAAATACAAGCTAACTCGGAGGGAACGTGGTCACTCTTTAGCCAGTAGCCCGGAAGACCGAAGCTGTGCGTTTGGCGATTCCGGGGAAGGAGTTGCTTATGGGCAAAGGCTATGGCCGCCCTATCGTGCTTTGTATACTTGAACAACTTTCCTTCTTCAAGGGAAGCCGTGTACTACTGTAATCCTAATGACCAAGTCATTCCGTTTGTTTTTAACTACTAGGTACGTGTCAATGCGTTGCTACAGGGGCCTAATATTTTTTATTTCGATAATTTGGTAGCCCGGTGCATGCATGGTAAGTAAATCAATGGTGATTGAGCGGCGCACGGGGAGGTGCGGCAAAATATTGCGTGGAATCAAACGGTGTAATTCCACATTATTGCAAAAGATAAGTTAATAAGTTGGAGTTGATTTAATGCTGCAAAAGGTAGGTGGATTAATTTGATTGAGCGGCGTACATGAAAGGTGTGGTCAAATATGGCATGATGGAAAAAAAACTGGTTTGATAAAAAAATTAATGAAGGGGCATGGTGGAAGGGGGGACCGGTTGACGAATAGTTCTGCCTGGTGGAAAAAAACACTACTTAATTTTTTAGTAGAGATTCTTGTAACAAAGAAGGTTCCGAAGAAAATTTGCAAAGGAATGACGGACGCAATATCAAAGTACTGGTGGGGCGATGATGACAACCATAAGCGTATTCATTGGGTGGCATGGTGGAAACTCTGTGTGCCTAAGGATAGAGGAGGACTGGGGTTCAGGGATTTACATAGCTTGAACCTTGCTTTACTTGCCAAACAAGTGTGGAGGTTGCTGGAAAACCCGGACTCTCTTTGTGTGCAGATCTTAAGGGCCAAATATTATCCGGATGGAAAGTTATTAGATGCTAAATTAAAGAGTGGGAGCTCATATACGTGGCAGAGTATTTGTGCTGGGATTAACACGTTCAGGAGAGGAGCAATATGGCGCATAGGAGATGGATCACAAGTGAATATCTAGTCTGACCCATGGATTCAGTCTAGTGCTGATGGACGTGTCATTACACCAAGAGGTGCGACTCTGCTGACCAAGGTTTCAGAGCTGATTGATCCTGTCACCGGTCTATGGGACCATGAGCTGATAAATACTGTGTTCTGGCCGGTTGATGCCCACCGAATCTTGTCAATCCCACTGGCACCGAATGGTATGATGGAAGACTTTCTggcttggagatttacaaagaaCAACATCTTCTCGGTAAGATCAGCTTATTACGTTGAATGGGATCATCAATTTGCTCGTTGGTACGAGAGAACAGAGGGACAACCATCACAACGACACCCGATCTGGGCGAATCTGTGGAGTTTTCAAGTGCCAGCGAAGATCAAGATCCATGCTTGGAAGGTTTTACATGGATTTATTCCTTGCCGTGGGGTTCTGGTGAACCGGCACATTGGCACGGAAGATAGTTGCCCCATGTGTGCTGGTGGATGTGAGGACATCATGCACTCACTGTTTACCTGCCTGAGAGCAGCTAAAATTTGGAGCTGCCTGAAGCTGGACAAATTCATTGATGAAGCTTGCTTGACTGATAGGGCGGGAACGGCGGCATTGGACTATATTTTATGCGCCCCGTCACGAGTGAGTTTGATATAGCATGCTCCTGCCCAAGCTCTCATCCTAGTTGGAATTTGGTATATATGGTGGGAACGACGACAACACGTTCATGGTGAGGAGGTGCAAACCCCGGCTCGGTCAGCGCTGTCGATTGTGGCGCTAACTGCTAATTATTTCAAGGCCATGAAGAAAAGCGCCGAACCGAGGAGAAATGGTTGGACAAAGCCGCTTGAAGGTTTCGTGAAGCTAAACGTAGATGCATCATTCAGGGCACTCTCCCTCCAGGGAGCTGTTGGTGTTGTCCTACGGGATCACAAGGGTGGATTCGTTGCGGCGTCCAGCGAACAACTGGAGCATGTTGCAGATGCGGGGACGGCGGAAGCTTATGCTCTTCGACGTGGATTACTACTGGCGCAAGAACTGGGGATAAGCAAGCTTGTGGTTGAGTCGGACTGTCTCGAGGTGATCAATACCATGCAGAATGGAGGCTTTACGGCTTCAGGCGCAGTGGCGATTTATTCGGATTGTTTGGTCCTGGTTATAGGATATACTTCGGTCACATTTGTCCACTGCCCTAGAGAGGCAAATTCTGTATCTCACGATCCAGCTAGGCTGGCGAGGCCGTCCCCTTCACTGTGGGTCGAGGAACCGCCGGGTTTCATTGTAAAAGGCTTGGTGGACGATGTAACAATTATATGATTCAATAAAGTGATcgaagtttcaaaaaaaaaaagaaggTTTCGATCTCCTAGCTAATTATTTCCAACACAATAATATTCACAACAACCAAAATGGCACATTTTAATCATCCCAGGgatctcgaggttttgctttaTGGAGAGGCCTGTAGCTTTGTCCACTGTATACTTGTTAATGTCAACTCTCGTGCGTTTCTTGAGGGGGCTCTCGACACGGATCCTCCATACCTTCATCTTTTTATTGCCCTTATTTCAGAGTACCATCTTCCAGTGAAATTGCCCCAATCACTTCTAGTTTATCGAAGGTAGGTATTATGTTTTGCAGTAAATGCGCCAATTTGTGTGGCTCAATCTAACTTATCTAAAACAGTCCTGCAAGAATTGAGTTTGAGCCTTCAAATAAAACCAATCGTGAAGTTATCTTAATACAAGCCATATGCATCTCCCACTAATTTTCAGTGAAAATAAAAAAGTCTTACAAGATAGCAAAAGAACATTTGGAAAGAGGGAAAAAAGAAGAACGCGCCCGGAGTTGAACGTTGAATTCTAAACTCTGTGACAGAGTAATTTACAAAAAACCACCACACATTTGTGGACCCTAACTAAAAAAACatgttgatttttttatttttgcaaaAACTCAACCGAATTGTGCTCACAATCTAATTCCCGAATAAGCAGCATTTTGGCCCTAAATGTGACCAGTGAGTCCCATTGTCAGCACATTAGGAGATGAACGAAAGAAAGAAACGGATGTTTTGACCGATCAACCCTTCCTCCGCCTCCTTGGCATTTGCCACACACACCATAGTGGCGAGCCTAGTGCATCCTGCTGGATCGAACGGATGCCACATATATCCACGCCGAAGAGGGTGTGCAGGGTGCCGCCCCACCCCTCCTCCACGGTGGCGACATGCGAATCGAGGTGGCTCAGTACAGGATGGACGTGGACACCAGCAGCCACGCGACATAGTGCGCCGCTCGCCATTGGGGTGCATGTGCACTGTCACCTGCGCGTGTTCTTCCTTTCCCTAGAGTCGGCGTGTTGCGGTGTGCTTCCCTCTGAAATGGGCGCACCCGCAAATGTTGCTAGCTGGTGCGGAGCTCGACGGTGGAAGTTGAACAAGAGCGATGTCGGGGAGGTCAAGGAGCTGCTCGGATGAAGTAGAGAGCGGTCCGGACTAGGAGAGGGCTGCAGAGCTCGTCATAAACTTGGGGAGGATGGACGATCTCGTCCTGGAGTTGGAGTGGTGACGAGACCATATCCGCCGCGTCGGCGTTGAGGAGGACAAGCGGGAAATGAGGCTATGTTCTCACTGCACTCTCCATCGGATCTAGCCGTGCATGCCCACGTGAACCACGAGTCGGACAAGCCTGCCATCCTGCTCCAGTGTCGGGGATTCAGCCACGGGTGAGGAGGGGCACGGCGTGTCCAATTGCTCCTAACTAGTGCGCATATCCGATTGCCCTGGTGTACTGGCCTTGTAGCATCGTGCGCGAAGCGCCTGCTATGTGCGTCCACGTCAGTGCAATGTCGAGTGGCGGGCTGGGCTAGCTGGAGCAACTCATCACCCTGCCAATTATGTTCATTTCAGTCTTTTCCAAGTTATGCCTTCAGTATGCGATGTACTTGCTAGTTGGTCACATGGGCTCCACAATATTCAACCATGCATATCCATTGTCGATTAATTCCTCAGTTGCGTGCATATATATTGATGCTCAATCTTCAACCGAGTAGAATCAAGCTCTGATAGGTGACCTACACTTTTCTGTATCTGTAGGTATCAAATATGTTAGACACCAGAAAGGCAAATTATCCAGTGGCACAGTTGAGACGAGACGAGAACAGAGGTAGGATGTTAAAGATCGGTAGGGAATAGGAGACACCAGGAATGCTCAATGTACTTGTTTGTCCCTCTCATGCCCTCTCTGGTCTGGAGATACTACTTCAAATTTGTATCCCAGGCCGTGATCGGTAGAAGGTTTAAATCCCGACATGAGCGGTACACGAAACTCAGAGGAACGAACTCCTTCGTGTGCTAGTTGCAACAACACACCAAAGTAATCTGCACGCCACTGGGATAGCAAATCTCTCTAGCTAGTCTGTGAATCTACGTCCGAGTGGATGAGAGCGTCAATTAGCAGAGGCAAGCAGACCATACAAGTCCAATCACCTATAGCACCGCATCAGACTGTAGCCGCTAGCTAGCTGAGCCCCTGTAGAACAACAGTACTGAGTCATGTAGGTCTTTGTAGAAACAACCCTTAGCCCAATATACAGATTGGTACAAAACTACCATCATCACCTTGCTCGTGTTCTTGAAGATTATCCCACCTGCAAGAATAGTTTATCGCCCCATGCACTTTCTCCACCGAATCCTCGCTTGTCCCGCAAGATCCCAAATAAGACTAACCACAGAAGCAACAATGGGTGGCTATCAGACCAGGAGACAACAACCATCGGGTTGTGTGAGGCAATGAGGGGTGACTATTTTGCGAGGCAAGCGCGGCAGCTAGTCGGGGAAAACGACGGGGCGCGCGGCCACCATTGAGGCATGACGTAGCGCATGATCCTGACAAGGGATACACGGTTGTCTTGAGAGGCTAGCATGGCTGCCAGGCGAAGCGAGCGCGACCCCTGGCAAGAGACACAACAGACGACGCAAGACCACCAACAAAGGAAGGAGACGGTTTTTTAGAGCTCACCTGGTCCATGGTGAGGCATTCCTGGTGATGGGGCGAGCATGGACCTCAAAGCGGAGGGGTGGTAGGAGAGTGTGGTTTGGACAACCGAGGGAGTGAGACGAGGCAACATCATATGGGAGGCGCGGTTGTAAGTGGTGTCGGAGGAGCAATCGTGCGTGTGTGGGATTGCACCAAGGAGAAGGAACGACATGATGGGTGCTCGGTTTTCTAGGGCTTTTTTCTTACGTCGGGAGATGGGTTtggttgaagaaaaatgttgAGGTGGGGagattatgatttttttctgaacagagtacagacgcaagcgctcatacagCGAGCACCAgaacttgaaccctggtgggctggggataccaccgTCTCTCTAACCATACAACCATAGATTGGTTCGCGGTGGGGAGATTATGTGACGGGTGGAGACGTGGGTACCAAACGATGTACTGACTGTGCTTGGATAGTGGAGATAGTTAAGATGCCGGTATTATATCCACTTCCTATTTAGCTAAACATTATTTGACCAAAAAATCTATGAAATTTGTAATGAATCATGGTCTCAATATGTGAAGTAGAACTAATAATCCTTTAACCAAATGCCCTTTTATCATTGAtcattttttataattttttgcCTGTGGCAACGCAGGAATATATCAGTCATGTGACAATGTACGAGAATATCGTATCCCGTTAAAATGCATGGACAATTATTACAGATCTAAGAAAATACTACTAGAAGTATCAGGGTACTTTCTTTAACGACCATCAAATCAGATCAAGGATCCGCATTAGAAGGTAAAGTTTCTTGCAATTGTATGCTGAATCAGATCAATGATTCGTTCGAAAAGGTAAATTTTCTGTAATCGTATATTACCGTTTTTCTTTGCGGTGATATATTATAATGCAATTAATTTCCCTCGTTTCAATCTACCTTTTTTTTGCCCGCCAAATAAATCTACCTTTGTTTTTTCACGACGAATTGAATGTCTTTTCCCTGAAATACCGTAGTTTAATGTCGAAATGCAAATCCAAAAGTAGCCCTTATTATATGCATTATTAAGAACGGTCCATTGATACAGCCAGTCAAATATGGAATCAAATCGCAAAATACCGCAAAAAAGGAATCAAATCGAAAATTTTATGAAATTAATCGTGGAACAACTCACACCTTACATATATATACACTAGACACCCGAGGCTGAGGTCTGGGCAGACTGAATCCACCATCAAGCTGACAATggcttccttctcctcttcctctaCTAGCGTGATCATCGTCCTCTTGTTGCTCTTGCCCGTCCTCCTTGCGCCGCCGGCAAGTGCCATCCCTGTACTTGCCGCATGCAAGACCGTCGGCGGCGGGAGCACCTACTTCGACGTCACGTTCTGCCTGGAGGCCCTTGGCTCggtcggcggtggcggcgtcTACTGAGacctcgccgccgctgccgtgGGCCTCCTCGGTACCAACGCCACCAGCACCCAGGCCAAGATCGGCCGTCTGCTTGGGCAGAGCGGCGTGAAGATTAAGGTGGGGGACACGGCCCTGGTGCGGCCCCTCCGGTCGTGCCAGTCGTTGTACGGCGGTATAGTGCACGGTGGGCCTGCATGCACCGCCGCGGTCAAGGGCGGGAAGTTCGGCGATGCGGCGGCGATTCTGGAGAAGGCAGCAGCCGCAGCGAAGGAGTGCGAGGGCGGGTTCAGGAAGAGCAAAGCGGCGCCGCTGACGGCGGAGGACGATGACACGTTCAAGCTCGCAAAGCTCGGCGTCGCGTTACTCGGTTTGGCTTGAGAGCGCGGAAATGAATATTGTTGTTTCAAATAAAATGAATTTTTTCATATACTATAGTACGTATCTTTCTGGTTTAGTTGTTCTACTTGTAATCCTCGTGCTCTGTGATCTCTGATCTTTGTGTTTGTTAGATCAGCGTTGCGTGTTGGGAGGCCAAGGCCCGATGATGCTATCCGGTGTCGGGCAGTCGGGTAACCAAAACAAATCTCCTTCAAGTATATGACGCCGATATGGCGCTCACATTCGGTTTGGGAGCTCCCCAGACTGAACTAATCGTTCCATGGTATCGATCAGATCAGTCAAACGAATACCCAGATCAAACCAACCGTTCGCTGGTATCGGTCAGATTGATCGAACAAATACGTTCGGGCTACAAACCAGTCCGAGCAAAAGATTCTTGTTTTGTGACGCAAACAGTGTAGAAGTTGTTGGGGTGGTGTGTGTGTGAGGGGTGGGGGGGATGATGTCGCTCGGGGAGGTGTCGAGAAGTGGTGAAGTGCATACGTAAGGAAAGGTGATTTGTCGGCTAAGAGAAGAGGAGACGGCGAGGGAAGGTCACCCTGGCTTGTCGGGGTGTTGGGAAGAGGTTGACAACGGAGAACATGGTGAGGCGGCATGAAAGGCGGCAGCAACCAAGTGGTAGATATTGAGAAGAGAAGGAGGAGACAAGCGAAAAGGGTGTGGAGAGGCGTTAGGCTCGAGGACAGGTACCTATGTTTTACTACTTGGGTCATCTACACAACATTTTCACACAGTAAAACGGAAGCAAGCTCATCTCATTTCCAGGACCCATGCTTTACGATCCCCAACTGACATTTACCTTGAACCTTCTCCGAACGTGTGAAACGAATTAACAACTGACCTAATGTGCCAACAACCAAAAGCGTACAGCAGTAAATTAGTCGGACGACCAAAAAGGGGAAGCGCACAAGTGCTAGCAAAATGCGGCTACTCTAGCATTTTATAAAGGAGTAACGTTTGTTGGACAGGAATCAATGCATAATTGTACTTTTTTGTAGTCATCCAGCAACCTTTTTCCATGTTTGTGTACCCATATACATTATTGTTTGATCTTTACCCGGGCATACCCACGCTTGGCATAAAACTCGATCTCTCCATGAATGTGCTGGACGAAGTACCCATGTCTGCTACTATCATTTCAATAGTCCGCAAATAAGAGAGGGGTGATGTTCTAGCGAGATGGAGATGCAAGAGAAGGACAAAATAATATTGTGTGAAGAAGATAATGGAATAAGAGGCACCGAGAATGAGAGGGTGGGTCGAAAACATTATGAAACATCGTGCTCTGATGGCAGCAGTTTCATAGGAAGTTGTTGTTCATCACAGTGCTACAATCAACTTCATCCCCTAGAGCCTTTTATCAGCAAGGATATCATCACTACTCTTCCAATGTAACACTGCCATCTACACCATTAGGAGTACTAACGGTCTTGATCAAATCGGCATCCACTACCAAATAAACTGGCTACAAGTGCTCGTTTTCAGTAGTGTGTGTTGAACCAAGAGAAGCTCACTAGTGATTTAGCTATAGGTACTGAGCGCTTGCCTCGATCTTGCCGAAACATAGTAGAGTTGTGTACAAGGTGAACCTGCAGGTTGTTTTCTCGGTCCAACTCAATATCTTCTTACCACTACTTGTATCTTCTTGTGTTCTCACAAGGTAAAAAATCACCACCAACAATAGGAGGACCTCACCTATTTAGAGACATGTCATGTTGTTGCTTTTCTTCTTCATATACAGTTGTAATCGCAACGAAAAAGTCTTCTGTTTGTTTCTAACTATTCCTGATACAAAGAAAATGACAATCTCCTAGTTAATTGTTTCTAACACATCGATATCCACTCCAGCCAAAATACCACATTTTAATCTTCCTAGGGATCTCCAAGTTTTGCCACAAAAAATGGACATGTGATCTCTGGATTTTAACAACCTTCTGGAGAATTATTTTTTGACCATGGAAATATTCTCTCTAAATCCTGAATGTCGATCAAGTGTGACGTAGTATCACAGATCTCCCTTGTATGTGTACAGTATGAATATCATTTTAAAGGAGACATATAAATTCAATCACATTCTAATTTACTAAAGCAACCGTCTACTGAAAACAAAAAAGTACTGGTCTTGCATGGGAAAGGAGATTTCCTTTAGTTAGTTGATGCTTCCTTAATTGACATGCCATTTTGACCTACAACCAATAATCAATAAAAAATATTTCTTTAATTTCGACTTAATAACAGACAAAGTATTTTGTGATCTAAAAACAAAACCAAAACTATTAATTAATATTATCttaataatttaaaaaaaaatcagaaaggaaaaaaatcccTTATACATTACACCATTTTCTTAAATCTAAGAAACTCTTATGTAAATCCATACAAACCTTCAAGCAAACTACGTGAACTATATAAATCCTAGTCCTTCTATATTGATTGTTTCCTAAAAAAAGGGTGGAGCGTAAGCCAATGGCATGGGTcattttttttgacatgaaaaatATGATGCCTAGGTAAACTAAAGTAGCATCGAGTGACTACTCTGTGTGGAATGGTTCCAAAGCTTTTACTGTGTCTGCTATCTATGTATTGTGTACAAAACACTATACATATATATGTATATTTCATGCTAAGCTTGAGGCTAGTTGGTCTAGCATGCCTGCTCTAAAAAAAAAGGCAAAAGGGGCATCCAGGATCATGGCTTATATGAGAAATGCATGCCTACGTATTGTACCCTGAAGTAAATTCAGCATCAGACCATTGTTATCAATGTAGAATGAAATGGAATTTTAGAAGGTAAAGTTATTAGTGTATCCATGAAACAGTGGGTTCTTATGCAACAATCTACATGAAGTCTCTGCCAACATTTTATATTTTCCACCCAAACAACTGTGTTCTCCAACAGGACATATATCTTCATTCTCGTGATACAAATCTAAGTGTTGGCTATCCAATTGAGTACATTAGTTTAACAGCAAAGGAGATACACTTGGCATCTGGAATGAAGATGTGGATATATGCAGCCAGGTTATATCACTGTGCAGAACATCAATGTTGTACTATACCTGTTGTGAACAGCACTTAGCATAATTTTGGTATAACCACCACATATATGAGAGAAAACTGTCTTGAGTATATATGGCAAGTTGAAATTAAACTCCTTGGAATCATGGTGTTAA
This sequence is a window from Aegilops tauschii subsp. strangulata cultivar AL8/78 chromosome 7, Aet v6.0, whole genome shotgun sequence. Protein-coding genes within it:
- the LOC141026731 gene encoding uncharacterized protein, with translation MKKSAEPRRNGWTKPLEGFVKLNVDASFRALSLQGAVGVVLRDHKGGFVAASSEQLEHVADAGTAEAYALRRGLLLAQELGISKLVVESDCLEVINTMQNGGFTASGAVAIYSDCLVLVIGYTSVTFVHCPREANSVSHDPARLARPSPSLWVEEPPGFIVKGLVDDVTII